In Procambarus clarkii isolate CNS0578487 chromosome 13, FALCON_Pclarkii_2.0, whole genome shotgun sequence, the following are encoded in one genomic region:
- the LOC123757128 gene encoding centromere protein S isoform X2, which produces MAADDVGELNHVQTLKAAIHFTVGRTCEEIGVELGLSFSKHVIATLSEITCKQLETYSADLEAFANHARRAVINTDDVKLLVRRNPDLTKHIKEMADSMEQASGKERKKRGRKPKNAESPAEASEQTTP; this is translated from the exons ATGGCGGCAGACGACGTCGGCGAGTTAAATCATGTCCAG ACATTAAAAGCTGCAATACATTTCACAGTAGGGCGAACCTGTGAGGAGATTGGTGTCGAGTTGGGGTTGTCATTTTCAAAGCATGTGATTGCCACCCTCTCAGAAATTACCTGCAAACAGCTAGAGACTTACTCAGCTGACCTTGAAGCCTTTGCAAA TCATGCACGTCGAGCAGTCATCAACACAGATGATGTGAAACTTCTTGTTCGTCGAAATCCTGATCTG ACTAAACATATTAAAGAAATGGCAGATAGCATGGAGCAAGCCTCAGGGAAGGAGCGGAAGAAACGAGGAAGAAAGCCTAAAAATGCTGAATCACCTGCAGAAGCCTCTGAGCAAACCACTCCTTAA
- the LOC123757128 gene encoding centromere protein S isoform X3 — protein sequence MSYTSWLDGGRRRRRVKSCPVGRTCEEIGVELGLSFSKHVIATLSEITCKQLETYSADLEAFANHARRAVINTDDVKLLVRRNPDLTKHIKEMADSMEQASGKERKKRGRKPKNAESPAEASEQTTP from the exons ATGTCATACACCAGCTGGCTTGATGGCGGCAGACGACGTCGGCGAGTTAAATCATGTCCAG TAGGGCGAACCTGTGAGGAGATTGGTGTCGAGTTGGGGTTGTCATTTTCAAAGCATGTGATTGCCACCCTCTCAGAAATTACCTGCAAACAGCTAGAGACTTACTCAGCTGACCTTGAAGCCTTTGCAAA TCATGCACGTCGAGCAGTCATCAACACAGATGATGTGAAACTTCTTGTTCGTCGAAATCCTGATCTG ACTAAACATATTAAAGAAATGGCAGATAGCATGGAGCAAGCCTCAGGGAAGGAGCGGAAGAAACGAGGAAGAAAGCCTAAAAATGCTGAATCACCTGCAGAAGCCTCTGAGCAAACCACTCCTTAA
- the LOC123757128 gene encoding centromere protein S isoform X5 gives MSRLLFMVGRTCEEIGVELGLSFSKHVIATLSEITCKQLETYSADLEAFANHARRAVINTDDVKLLVRRNPDLTKHIKEMADSMEQASGKERKKRGRKPKNAESPAEASEQTTP, from the exons ATGTCCAGGTTATTGTTCATGG TAGGGCGAACCTGTGAGGAGATTGGTGTCGAGTTGGGGTTGTCATTTTCAAAGCATGTGATTGCCACCCTCTCAGAAATTACCTGCAAACAGCTAGAGACTTACTCAGCTGACCTTGAAGCCTTTGCAAA TCATGCACGTCGAGCAGTCATCAACACAGATGATGTGAAACTTCTTGTTCGTCGAAATCCTGATCTG ACTAAACATATTAAAGAAATGGCAGATAGCATGGAGCAAGCCTCAGGGAAGGAGCGGAAGAAACGAGGAAGAAAGCCTAAAAATGCTGAATCACCTGCAGAAGCCTCTGAGCAAACCACTCCTTAA
- the LOC123757128 gene encoding centromere protein S isoform X1 produces the protein MSYTSWLDGGRRRRRVKSCPGYCSWTLKAAIHFTVGRTCEEIGVELGLSFSKHVIATLSEITCKQLETYSADLEAFANHARRAVINTDDVKLLVRRNPDLTKHIKEMADSMEQASGKERKKRGRKPKNAESPAEASEQTTP, from the exons ATGTCATACACCAGCTGGCTTGATGGCGGCAGACGACGTCGGCGAGTTAAATCATGTCCAGGTTATTGTTCATGG ACATTAAAAGCTGCAATACATTTCACAGTAGGGCGAACCTGTGAGGAGATTGGTGTCGAGTTGGGGTTGTCATTTTCAAAGCATGTGATTGCCACCCTCTCAGAAATTACCTGCAAACAGCTAGAGACTTACTCAGCTGACCTTGAAGCCTTTGCAAA TCATGCACGTCGAGCAGTCATCAACACAGATGATGTGAAACTTCTTGTTCGTCGAAATCCTGATCTG ACTAAACATATTAAAGAAATGGCAGATAGCATGGAGCAAGCCTCAGGGAAGGAGCGGAAGAAACGAGGAAGAAAGCCTAAAAATGCTGAATCACCTGCAGAAGCCTCTGAGCAAACCACTCCTTAA
- the LOC123757128 gene encoding centromere protein S isoform X4 produces MAKTLKAAIHFTVGRTCEEIGVELGLSFSKHVIATLSEITCKQLETYSADLEAFANHARRAVINTDDVKLLVRRNPDLTKHIKEMADSMEQASGKERKKRGRKPKNAESPAEASEQTTP; encoded by the exons ATGGCCAAG ACATTAAAAGCTGCAATACATTTCACAGTAGGGCGAACCTGTGAGGAGATTGGTGTCGAGTTGGGGTTGTCATTTTCAAAGCATGTGATTGCCACCCTCTCAGAAATTACCTGCAAACAGCTAGAGACTTACTCAGCTGACCTTGAAGCCTTTGCAAA TCATGCACGTCGAGCAGTCATCAACACAGATGATGTGAAACTTCTTGTTCGTCGAAATCCTGATCTG ACTAAACATATTAAAGAAATGGCAGATAGCATGGAGCAAGCCTCAGGGAAGGAGCGGAAGAAACGAGGAAGAAAGCCTAAAAATGCTGAATCACCTGCAGAAGCCTCTGAGCAAACCACTCCTTAA